CTGCCTGGCCTTTGCTTCTGCGTTGTTGATACCTCTTAGTTCCAGAGGGACTGTGACGTTCTCGATCGCAGTGAGGGTGGGAATGAGCTGAAAGTTTTGAAAGACAAAGCCGACATTCTCTCCACGAAAAGCAGCCCGCCCGTCTTCGGTCAGGGCTTCGAGTTTGGTTTCCAAAAGTTCGACAGAGCCGGCACTGGGGATGTCGAGCCCTGCGCAAAGTCCCAGCAAGGTGGTTTTTCCGCTACCGGATGGACCGACAATGGCCAGGCTTTCACCTTGCATAAGTTCGAAGTTAATTCCCTCCAGTACGGTCAGTTCGCTTTCGCCTGAGGCATAGGTTTTTTTGAGTCCGGATATTTGAATAACTATGGGTTTCTCTGAAGTCAGTGGCATGGGTTCTTTATGGTGATGAGAAGTCAGACTAGGAAAGACTTAAGTCCTTAATCGGATAAAGCGAATTCTGAAACCTCATTTTGCGTCATGTCTTTGTCTTGGGGTGCTCTAGACAGCTCAAACGGCGTAAAGATCCTGTGATTAACCGCAAAGTGCGCAATGATCGCAGAGCTTTTACTTCGACTGGGCTCTGTTGTATGTCAGGTTGGACAAATTTATTTAGACAGAATTAACTGAATTAAAGGGATTTTTTAGTAACACAATTCTGTTAATTCTGTCTGAAATCTGCAGTGCATTTAAACTGCGTCAGGGTCCGTTTCACCGTCTGAGTTTCGGTATTCTGATGGGGTCATGCCTATATGTTGACGGAACCAGCGCGAAAAGCTGGATGTATGATTAAAGCCTGCAGCAAGGGCGATCTCCTTGATTTGCAAGCGTCGGTCCAGCAGCTCCCTCGAAATGCGTTTCAGTTGTAGATTGCCAAAATAGGCGCTGAGCGAAAGGCCGGTTTCCTGTCGGAATAACTCATCAATTCGCCGCCGGGATAAACCGGTGCTTTTCTGGATTGAGTTCCAGTCTATGAGCTGGGCATTCTTCGACATTTCCATGGCGTGAATGGCTGCTTCTACCCGGGAATCTTTTGATGTCATGCGCTCAATTCTGGCACCGTGTTGTTCGGCAACACGGATAAAGCATGCCAGCCAAAGCTGAAAGAGGCCTCCTATCTCGAAATGCAATTCCACAGGCAATGAGTCACCCCAGTGCCGTGCCCGTTGCCATTCGCAGGAATCGCCCATCAGGTTTTCCATGCTTTCCACCAGATCGTAGGCTTTCTGAGTGAGTTCATCGCACCCTTTGCCTGCCAGTATCTGACAGCGCGGGTTATTGATCAGATCCACCCCTTGTGGCCAGCGGGCAAGGAAGCCGACAGATAATACCCGTGTGCCGGGGACAAAGAACTGGTCGCGCACTCCTGGTCGGGGAAAAATCCATTGGCCTTCATCGGCATGAACCGTTTCACCATCTTGTGTCACCTTACAATGTCCATGAAGGACGAGCCACGCTCCCGTCGGAGGCCCGGCACTGGCTCTTTTCCAATTGTCTCGTTCGCTCTTTTCGGACTGATTCGCCCACAGGAGTCTCAAATTGAGTAAGTTCCAGTGCTGGATGTTATTGCTTTGAGAAATGAGTGTTTGAGGCGGGATTTCGGGCATCAGAGTCAGGGAAGTTGAGCGAATCCTATTAAAGTATGTGTCTTTCAGGAGCTTGGCTACCCTGATTTAGTCATAATTTTGGCGGCTTTGGTCGGCTCTAGTCTTGTGTCTGCTAAGCTCCTTTCAAACTACTTTTGCCACAGAGAGCACAGAGCAAAAAATAAACATATTCCTCTTGGCTGCGGATAAAATACGGATTTCCGCTGATAAATAGGGGATGCTTTGAATTCAATCCGCCTTCCATCACGCCGTTCTATAATCCAACAAGATAAAAAATACGGAGATTTGAAACACGTGCTATATCGCTACTGAAATTTGTATCATGAGGGGGGAGTGATAGCTCATTTTACCAGGATTTCGCGAGATTTGTACAGTAATAGCCGAATCGGTATATTGCTTCTCAGTGACATAGCTACCTTCAGCCATGATACTTATCAATCGTTAAACAATACCTCCCTCAATTCCCTAAACATATGAAAAGATACTCTATTTTATTAATGCTGGTCGCATCAGCGCTGACCGTGAATGCCCAGATTATTTACCAGGAAGATTTCGATGGCGATACAAGTGACCTTAATGGCACGGCTCCAAATATTGCTCCGGGTTCTGAGGTCTGGCAGGGTGCCTCAAGTTTTAAGCAAGACGGTTCCATCTCTGGTGGAGATTCATCCATCTTTTTACCGCTCACTTTGGATGTCAATACGACCTATGAGTTGACGCTGGGCTTTGATATGACGCTCAATAATGGATCGACATCCTGGTTTGCTCTTGGCTTTTCCTCTGATGCAGCAACTCCAAGCACGCGGAACTTTGCCAACACCGGGACTGACTCCCGGGATTGGTTCCTCGTTCGCCAGAATGGGAATACAGTCGCGTTTGGTGGTATCGCGGCGACGAACAAATGGTTTGATAGTGGATCAACTGCGCCTGGTCCTGTTGCGATTGGCACCGGCATGCAAATGACCACAACTCTGACGACAGGAGCAACCTTGGCCGATAGCTCAATCAGCATGGCTGTAATAGATGCAAACTCGGCTACCTACGTGCTCGATCTCGATGATGGATCAGCAGCTACTTCCAGGAATGTTGATGCATCATCACTCACCTACATCGGTATTTCAGAAATCGCTGTCGTTGGGAGCCTGAACAGCTTTACCTTTGCGGCTATTCCCGAGCCGTCAACTTATGCTTTACTGGCGAGCCTTCTTGGCTTGGCAGTGATTACACTACGACGTCGTCGTAACTACTAATTTAGAAGATGAAATTAACCACGGAGAGCACTGAGACACAGAGTTAATGGCTTTGTGCTTTTCCGTTCTCCGTGGTGAAAAATGTTTTATTAGATCCGTTTGGAAATTGATATCACTCAATAAAACCATGAGCTTTCAGGAATGCTAACATGTGTGCGGTCGTAGCGTTGTAGTTCTCCCGATTGCTGAAATTGAAGAAACCATGGGGTTGATCTTCGTAGAGGTGGACTTCGCAGATACCTCCATTTTCTTCGATGCCTTTCTTGAAATTTTCTGCGACTGAAACCGGAATGAGCTCATCCTTGGTTCCCAGCATGAAGACTGTGGGAGGAGGGTTTTCGCCAATGTTATGCATGGGGGAGAATGCCTCCCAATAGTCTTTCACTCTGTCATATCCATAACCGTCGGGACCATTATCGACTACAGGATTGAAAAGCACGAGTGCGTTAGGGACAGGACTGACTGTGAGGTCATCGTTAGGTGAATCAAAATCTGTGATGAATGCAGTGGTTGCTGCAACATGCCCACCAGCTGATCCACCGCCAGCAATTATCTGATTGGGGTCTACGCCAAGCTCATTTGCATGAGCCCGGATCCAACGCATGGCAGACTTTCCGTCTTCAACTGATTTCCGGGGATCTGTCCCATGTCTTTTTTCGACCCGGTATTCGGCTGTTAGACCAACGATCCCATGTTTCGCAAGCAGTTCAGCATGTGGGAAAAACTGGCCAGGATTGCCGCCATACCAACCGCCTCCAAAGAAGAAGACGATTGCAGGTCTCGGACTTGTCGACTCCTCTTTGGGTTTAAAAATGTTTAGTTTTAGATCACCTTGTTGAGTCTCTTTGAAAACGGCTGATTCATTTGGTGTTATTGGGTGTTCCCGGGCTTGTGCTGGTTGACTTTGAAACATCGAAAAATTGAGGAGAATTAAGGCTGCGGCCTAGTGCTTGATTACTTCAATATTATATCAATGGCGTCCAGTTCGGTTTCGTTTAATGGCGCGGCATTGATTGCTTCAAGGTTTTGGTCGAGTTGGGTGACACTACTTGCGCCAATCAAGACACTGGTTACCTGGGGCAAGCGCATGATCCATGACAGTGCCATGGCCGCTAGTGACTGGCCGCGTTGTTCAGCGATGTCATTTAATGCCTTGATCTTAGGAAGGTTATCTTGAACAGCTTTTTCCTTCAGGAAACCATGGCTTTTGGCAGCGCGCGAGTCTTCCGGGATGTCTTTCAGGTAGCGCTTCGTCAGCATCCCCTGGGCCAATGGCGAAAAGGGAATGCATCCGATGCCTTCTTCGTCCAGCACTTTGGTCAAACCATCTTCAATCCAGCGGTTGAGCATGTTGTAGACGGGTTGATGTATCAGGCAGGGAGCTCCCATTTCACGTAGAAGGCGGGCTGCTTCAGTTGTTTGCTCGGGGCTATAATTCGAAATTCCTGCATAGAGCGCTTTGCCGGATTTAACCGCATGGGCCAGAGCACCCATGGTTTCTTCCAATGGTGTATCAGGGTCGAACCGGTGCGAATAGAAAATATCCACGTAATCGATATCCATGCGCTTCAGGCTCTGATCCAGACTGGCCAGAAGATACTTTCGTGAGCCCCATTCGCCGTATGGACCAGGCCACATGAGATAACCAGCCTTGGTCGATATGACCAGTTCATCACGGTAGGCTCCCAGGTCGTTCTTCAACACCTTCCCAAAGTTGCTTTCGGCGGAACCTGGAGGCGGACCATAGTTGTTGGCCAGGTCAATGTGGGTGATGCCACGGTCAAAAGCACTCAGCAGAATCTCGCGAATACTGGTATAAACATCAACGTCACCGAAATTGTGCCATAGGCCCAACGAAAGGCGTGGCAGTCTGAGGCCTGATCGGCCGCAGCGGTTGTAATGCATTGAAGAGTAACGTTCCGGGTTGGCTTTGTGAGGCATAGTCGACCAGTTTTCCATCAAAAGTCAGAGTTCCAAGAAGAAAGAGAGGCTTATCTTCGTTTTTAGATATTTCCGTTGGATTTAAAAATCTCAGGGAGTGCGAATATCGTTGAGATTTTTCTGTATTTCGGCGGCAAGTTGTCTAATCTGGTGTCCAATGGGTGTTGATACGCTGCGCAGTCGTGGACCGGAACCGGTTCGTCAGTTTTCTATTTTTGCCGATAACAAGGTCGGTCGCTTGAGCGACATCATCATGATGTTGGCTTCCAAGGACATACACATTATGTCCGTTTGCACGATCGATACGACTGACGACTCGATTATTCGCCTGATTGTGGACTATTGGGAGCAGGCACGTGAGTTGTTTGATCAACATGGCTATGGTTATTCCCTGACAGAAGTGATTGTGGCTGAAATTTTTTCAGAGCAACAGATCAAGGAAGTCACCTGTGCGCTCGTTCAAGCTGAAATCAACATCCATTACATTTATCCCTTATTGACTCGTCCTCATGGTAAGAGCGGTCTTGTTATCCGGTTGGAGGATAATGATTTAGCCAGGGATATTCTGACGCAAAAGGGCATTCCTGTTTTGGATCATAGCGAAATTGCCCGGTAAGCCAGATATCGAGATCGCCCTGAAGGTGGGTTTTCCAGATGCGCATCAATGTCGACACGTGGCATTTTTTATGCTTCAATTTATGATGTTCGGCCCGGATTAACGATCCGGGACATTGCTGGCAATGATGCATGACCACCTGCTTTTGAACGATTCTGATAACGAAATTTCCTAAGAAAAAATTATAAACCTGGGTAGATTGACCGATCCACTATAGTGGAAAGTGTTGAGCTCACTTGCTCTACTAGGCTTGACCCATTGGGCCTTTTCCCCCAGTTTTATAGCATATTCATTATACCCTCATACCTATCTATCATAATTAACAATGGAAAAAATCCTTTTCGCAATTTTTGGCATTCTTCTGCTTGGAATTGGTGGCTGGTTGCTCTGGAGGCTCTTGGGATCATCCAAGACTAAGGAAAGCGAAGTCGAGAAGTTCGAACCCCTGGGCGATACACCGGTTGCTGCACCAGTAGGTGGACTGCTTGGCGATGTCGCCAGTGGCCCATCAGAAGAAGTCACCGTTTTTGGAGAAACCCCTATTTCATCTGCGTCAACAGGCGAGACGGCACCCCAATCTCCACAATCTGAATCCGCTTATGAGTCTGCTGAACCCGTTTCTGAGGAAGTGGCAACCTCGGCTTCCATGCCGGCGGCAGTGGCACCACCTCCATCAGTTAAGGCAGCCCCTGAAAAGAAGTTGACTCAGTCAGACGATATTCTTTTTGCAACATTGTCCCACGAGCTGAGAACGCCACTCAATGGGATTCTTGGCATGATCCAATTGATGCGTTCTGAGTTACAGGATGAGCGGATGGGCGTGGTTGAGGCTGGTGCCCGGCATATGCTCTCACTCCTTGAGAACTTGGTTAACCTGAAAAAAGTCCAGGAAGGTAAACTCGAAGAATATCGCGAATGGGTTAGCCCAAAGGAGATTGCTGAAGAATTGAGGAAAAACCTGCGCTTCCGCGCTGAATCGCGTGGCTTGGATTTGGTTGTCGACCATGATGAGAACCCCAATGCACGTGTGCGGGCTGACCGTGCGCAATTGGTATCCATTTTTGAGAATCTTATTTTGGCTTCATTGGAAAAGAGTGAGGTCATATCCCGTGACGAAAACGAGCAGCTGTCTTTAAAGTGGCGGGTGAGTGGTGAGGAGATGTCTCTCGAAATCAAAAACCCTCTGGAGCTTTATACAAAAGAACGTTTAGAGAAAACAGAGAACATTTTCTCAGATCGCACCGGAGATGCGCAGCCACGTATTTTGATTGAAACCCTGCTTTGGGCTGTTGCCAATGGCTTAATCGAGCGCAGCAATGGGTCGTTGAATTTCATCGAAGTTCCATCAGGTGGAGTCGTAACGAAAGCTGCCTTTACTTTTGAGCAGATGAATGTTTCGAGCAATCTGACCCGTGCTCCTATGGGCAACCTTAGCCTTCGCAAGGATAAGGACTCACTTTCAGGCATGAATGAGAGTCTTCACATCCTGATTGCTGAGGATGACCCACTCAATCAAAGGGTGCTGAGCTATATGCTTAAGAAGATGGGGCATCGCTTCACTGTCAGCAACAATGGTCAGGAGGCTGTTGAAGCGGTTAAGGCCGATGAAAGCATAGAAATGGTCTTGATGGATATTGATATGCCGATTGTTGACGGAGTGGGGGCAACTCAAGCTTTGAGGAACGGTGATGCAGGCCCTCACGGCAAAACCATTCCGATTACTGCTGTAACTGCCTTCAGTAGTACTACAAATCAAGGGCAATTCCGAAGATCCGGTATGGATTTCTTTATTGCCAAACCAATTTCAACTGAGACTCTAAGGGCTGTAATATGGGAAGTTGTAAGTCAACGCCGCCAGAAGGTATCTTAGACCTTCAATTAATTCACAAAGCGGAGACGTTGGGTTGTGGGACTTCTGTACACCGGGTTGCCAATTATCTGGCGTCCTATGTTAGCTTGGCGAAACTTTACACCGAGTCTGATAGTTCTAATGAGGCCGCCATTCTCTGTGATCTACGCAAGGCGGAATGCAGATTACGAAAATTGGTTAATGAGCCTAGTTCCGTATGACGGCGCTTTATTTCTTAAGTTAGATTTTCTGCGCCCTCAATCTGCTCACTATTATCGCTGCGATAAAGAACACACCACATAAGGCGACAAACCAGTCCCCGTGTTTTACATAAAAGCTTTGCTTGCCGACGAGGGACGTTGAGCGGGTGAGATTCATCGGGCCGGCTCCCTGGAAGTATATGGAGCCTTCTCCATTTGTTAGAACATAGCGGATCTGACCAAACTCATCAATCCATCCGGTCCATCCATGATTGCCACATCGTACCACTGGGAGACGCGTCTCAACTGCCCGTAATACAGAGTTTGCCGCATGCTGATAAGCTCCGCCTTCTGTGCCGTACCATGCGTCATTGGTTACCACCAGAATCCAGGAGGCACCTTCCAGGGCCATCTCCCTGGCAAGACTGGGGTAGATGTCTTCGTTGCAAATCAGGAAGCCCACGGGCCACGATTGACCGTTCAGTTCGATTGGGATGACGGTTGCATCTTCGGCTGCGATGATGTCATTCGCCAAAGGCACAACTTTATCTAAAAACGGCAGGTAGTCCCGAAAGGGCGTGTACTCTCCAAAAGGAACAGGGTGGCGTTTGAGGTAGAACTCATCGAAAATGCCTTTTTCCGGACGAACCCAGAAAACGCCGTTGAAAAGGTCTCCGTCGAGGATCGCAAGGTTCCCGCAAAGCAAGTTCGTATCGATGGTGTTGACCAGGCGTTCTGTCCAGCGAAGCATTCCGTCATCACGGTTATCCAGTATGGGGAATGGCGTCGCGGCTTCGGGCCAGAGAATGACATCCGGGTCCAGCAATGCCGCGATTTCCGTCTGGCGTTCAAGGATATCGAGGTTGTTCCTGGCTTGATCAGGGTCCCACTTAAGCGTTGCCGGAATCCAGGGTTGGACTGCTGCTGCACGGAACATCGGCTCTCGCTCGGACCGTTCTTTAAAGCCAAAGATGTATAGTGAGAAACAAAACATCAGCATTCCAAGTGAAAGATAAAACTCCGGGCAAAACGCGAATTTGAGCCCGCCGAAAAGTGGCTTGGCATTTTGCCCCATCGTATCAAATCGCCGTCGTGCCGACTCCGTTTCGGGCTTTGGTTCTTTTGGCTGAACGCGCCGCTTCACTTGCCTGACTAAAGAACGTCCGTAGAAGACCAGCCCGAGGTTAAGAAAGATCAGGACAAAAGAAATGCCGTAGTGTCCCGTCCATGCTGCGAGCTGAAGCATTGCCGGAGTTTGCCATTGGCTGGCCGACAGTGGGAGCCAGGGGAATCCGGTGAACAGCCAGCTTCGCAGCCACTCCAGAAGAATCCAGAATCCTGCCAATCCGAACATCATGATGATGCGTTGCCAGGCTGCTCCATTGATCACACGTGGCAGGCCCCATCTTACGAAAGAAAGCCAGGCCAAGGGCGCAATGGTCATCAGCAAGGCGAGTAGTGCTGTGGCCAGCCAGCCCCAGGGCGGATGAATGTGTCGGAGCCAGATTAGGATCATGAACCACGAGACCCATGAAGCCAGAAAAGCACAGAGCAGATAAATCTTCCATCTCGGCTTGAAAAAGCACCAGATCAGAAAGGGGAGGGCGAAGACGTAAGCTGCCTCGGCGACATCGAACGGAGGGAAGCAGCTGACATACAGCAAGGTTGAGATCACCGCTGCCAATACGCCAATCGCCAGCTCAAAGCTGCTGCTTCTTTTTTCTGCCTTTTCCGTGGCACCGATTTCCATGAGCGCGATGGTGTTGAATCCTTTGCCTTGGGAAAGGCCAAATATAGCTCAAGGGCGTTTTACCGACCCAAAACCTCGATCACTTTGCGATGCAGTCCAGGTGAAGTTGCAACTGCAGAATCACCATCAACCGGATCATCGCCTTTTAAATCAGTAATGATCCCGCCGGCACCCCGCACGACCGGGATAAGTGGAAGTAAGTCCCATGGTGCCAGAACCGGATCGATCATGATGTCGGCCCGCCCTGTTGCCAAAAGGAAATATCCGTAGCAATCGCCCCAGGTTCGTTTCAAGCGACAGGAGTCGTAAAGCTCCCTGATGCCTGGGTATTGATCCTCCCGAAGCAGGAGCTCAGGGTCCGTGGTCAGGAAAGTTGCCTCGTCAAACGTTTCGACATGCCGGACGGAGGTTCGGACGCCATTGAGCGTGGCCGATTCGTTGTCTCCAATTAAGAGCTCACGAATGATTGGCTGGTTAATCGCACCCAGAATCGGTTGTCCCCGATGCAGAAGGCCAAGCAAAGTTCCAAAAAGCGGAACATGAGAGATAAACGACTTTGTGCCATCAATTGGATCTATGATCCAGACAAACTCCGCATCCTTGGCAGCGTCCGGGAATTCCTCCCCAATGACACCGTGATCGGGAAAGCGCTTGGTGATCATCTCGCGGATATAGAGTTCTGCCTCGCAGTCAGCTGCAGTCACCGGAGAATCATCAGCCTTGCGCTTCGTGACGAGCGTATCGTCATCCCAGTATCGGCGAATGATCTCACCGCTGCCCAGCATGACCTCCTCAACGAAGTCCTTCAGTTTCTGCATGTCCATAAGCACAGAACATCGAAACACCTTTTATCGCCCAAGCTCAATCGCTTAATTGGGGGGAAGCCATAGTTTTCAAATGGCATGAAGCACAATCGACACAATCACGTTCTATGAATGTTACTAAAACCCCAAAAAGCTTCTGTGAAAACCACTCATGATCTGCCATGCTGAATGCTTTGAAACGATGGAGACCGACTGGACATCACTTCCGATTCATGTGATCGACTTTGAAGGCAGCAACGACTACGGTGTTATTGAATACGGCATTGCCGTTGTTCAAGATGCCAAAGTGGTTGAATGCCATTCCGGAGTCTGTGAAGCGGAAGATGAGATCAGCCAGAGCGACTCATGGAAGCACGGATTGCGTCGTCAGGATACCGAAGGCCAACCCAACTTTGCCAAGCATTGGGAGCTGTTTAATGCACTCCGGAAGAGAGGGCCATTCGCTGCACATCACGCATCGGTCGAGAACCGTTTGCTC
The Rubellicoccus peritrichatus DNA segment above includes these coding regions:
- a CDS encoding ABC transporter ATP-binding protein — protein: MPLTSEKPIVIQISGLKKTYASGESELTVLEGINFELMQGESLAIVGPSGSGKTTLLGLCAGLDIPSAGSVELLETKLEALTEDGRAAFRGENVGFVFQNFQLIPTLTAIENVTVPLELRGINNAEAKARQLLDEVGLGKRTTHYPIQLSGGEQQRVALARAFINDPQILFADEPTGNLDGSNGGHVVDLLFDLNAQKGTTLVLVTHDLDLAKKCDKVLKLRDGRIETEMASA
- a CDS encoding helix-turn-helix transcriptional regulator, with the protein product MPEIPPQTLISQSNNIQHWNLLNLRLLWANQSEKSERDNWKRASAGPPTGAWLVLHGHCKVTQDGETVHADEGQWIFPRPGVRDQFFVPGTRVLSVGFLARWPQGVDLINNPRCQILAGKGCDELTQKAYDLVESMENLMGDSCEWQRARHWGDSLPVELHFEIGGLFQLWLACFIRVAEQHGARIERMTSKDSRVEAAIHAMEMSKNAQLIDWNSIQKSTGLSRRRIDELFRQETGLSLSAYFGNLQLKRISRELLDRRLQIKEIALAAGFNHTSSFSRWFRQHIGMTPSEYRNSDGETDPDAV
- a CDS encoding PEP-CTERM sorting domain-containing protein translates to MKRYSILLMLVASALTVNAQIIYQEDFDGDTSDLNGTAPNIAPGSEVWQGASSFKQDGSISGGDSSIFLPLTLDVNTTYELTLGFDMTLNNGSTSWFALGFSSDAATPSTRNFANTGTDSRDWFLVRQNGNTVAFGGIAATNKWFDSGSTAPGPVAIGTGMQMTTTLTTGATLADSSISMAVIDANSATYVLDLDDGSAATSRNVDASSLTYIGISEIAVVGSLNSFTFAAIPEPSTYALLASLLGLAVITLRRRRNY
- a CDS encoding alpha/beta hydrolase, with translation MFQSQPAQAREHPITPNESAVFKETQQGDLKLNIFKPKEESTSPRPAIVFFFGGGWYGGNPGQFFPHAELLAKHGIVGLTAEYRVEKRHGTDPRKSVEDGKSAMRWIRAHANELGVDPNQIIAGGGSAGGHVAATTAFITDFDSPNDDLTVSPVPNALVLFNPVVDNGPDGYGYDRVKDYWEAFSPMHNIGENPPPTVFMLGTKDELIPVSVAENFKKGIEENGGICEVHLYEDQPHGFFNFSNRENYNATTAHMLAFLKAHGFIE
- the mgrA gene encoding L-glyceraldehyde 3-phosphate reductase codes for the protein MPHKANPERYSSMHYNRCGRSGLRLPRLSLGLWHNFGDVDVYTSIREILLSAFDRGITHIDLANNYGPPPGSAESNFGKVLKNDLGAYRDELVISTKAGYLMWPGPYGEWGSRKYLLASLDQSLKRMDIDYVDIFYSHRFDPDTPLEETMGALAHAVKSGKALYAGISNYSPEQTTEAARLLREMGAPCLIHQPVYNMLNRWIEDGLTKVLDEEGIGCIPFSPLAQGMLTKRYLKDIPEDSRAAKSHGFLKEKAVQDNLPKIKALNDIAEQRGQSLAAMALSWIMRLPQVTSVLIGASSVTQLDQNLEAINAAPLNETELDAIDIILK
- a CDS encoding acetolactate synthase, which produces MGVDTLRSRGPEPVRQFSIFADNKVGRLSDIIMMLASKDIHIMSVCTIDTTDDSIIRLIVDYWEQARELFDQHGYGYSLTEVIVAEIFSEQQIKEVTCALVQAEINIHYIYPLLTRPHGKSGLVIRLEDNDLARDILTQKGIPVLDHSEIAR
- a CDS encoding response regulator; this encodes MEKILFAIFGILLLGIGGWLLWRLLGSSKTKESEVEKFEPLGDTPVAAPVGGLLGDVASGPSEEVTVFGETPISSASTGETAPQSPQSESAYESAEPVSEEVATSASMPAAVAPPPSVKAAPEKKLTQSDDILFATLSHELRTPLNGILGMIQLMRSELQDERMGVVEAGARHMLSLLENLVNLKKVQEGKLEEYREWVSPKEIAEELRKNLRFRAESRGLDLVVDHDENPNARVRADRAQLVSIFENLILASLEKSEVISRDENEQLSLKWRVSGEEMSLEIKNPLELYTKERLEKTENIFSDRTGDAQPRILIETLLWAVANGLIERSNGSLNFIEVPSGGVVTKAAFTFEQMNVSSNLTRAPMGNLSLRKDKDSLSGMNESLHILIAEDDPLNQRVLSYMLKKMGHRFTVSNNGQEAVEAVKADESIEMVLMDIDMPIVDGVGATQALRNGDAGPHGKTIPITAVTAFSSTTNQGQFRRSGMDFFIAKPISTETLRAVIWEVVSQRRQKVS
- the lnt gene encoding apolipoprotein N-acyltransferase — translated: MEIGATEKAEKRSSSFELAIGVLAAVISTLLYVSCFPPFDVAEAAYVFALPFLIWCFFKPRWKIYLLCAFLASWVSWFMILIWLRHIHPPWGWLATALLALLMTIAPLAWLSFVRWGLPRVINGAAWQRIIMMFGLAGFWILLEWLRSWLFTGFPWLPLSASQWQTPAMLQLAAWTGHYGISFVLIFLNLGLVFYGRSLVRQVKRRVQPKEPKPETESARRRFDTMGQNAKPLFGGLKFAFCPEFYLSLGMLMFCFSLYIFGFKERSEREPMFRAAAVQPWIPATLKWDPDQARNNLDILERQTEIAALLDPDVILWPEAATPFPILDNRDDGMLRWTERLVNTIDTNLLCGNLAILDGDLFNGVFWVRPEKGIFDEFYLKRHPVPFGEYTPFRDYLPFLDKVVPLANDIIAAEDATVIPIELNGQSWPVGFLICNEDIYPSLAREMALEGASWILVVTNDAWYGTEGGAYQHAANSVLRAVETRLPVVRCGNHGWTGWIDEFGQIRYVLTNGEGSIYFQGAGPMNLTRSTSLVGKQSFYVKHGDWFVALCGVFFIAAIIVSRLRAQKI
- a CDS encoding inositol monophosphatase family protein: MQKLKDFVEEVMLGSGEIIRRYWDDDTLVTKRKADDSPVTAADCEAELYIREMITKRFPDHGVIGEEFPDAAKDAEFVWIIDPIDGTKSFISHVPLFGTLLGLLHRGQPILGAINQPIIRELLIGDNESATLNGVRTSVRHVETFDEATFLTTDPELLLREDQYPGIRELYDSCRLKRTWGDCYGYFLLATGRADIMIDPVLAPWDLLPLIPVVRGAGGIITDLKGDDPVDGDSAVATSPGLHRKVIEVLGR